One Glycine max cultivar Williams 82 chromosome 3, Glycine_max_v4.0, whole genome shotgun sequence DNA window includes the following coding sequences:
- the LOC100792122 gene encoding protein DETOXIFICATION 21, producing the protein MEGDLKQKLLRRRKEEEEEEEEELSLAKRVWNESKVMWIVAAPAIFTRFSTFGISVISQAFVGHIGSKELAAYALVFTVLIRFANGVLLGMASALSTLCGQAYGAKEYGMMGVYLQRSWIVLFLTAVCLLPVFIFTSPILLLLGQDESIAQVAGNIALWSIPVMFAFIVSFTCQTFLQSQSKNIIIAFLAAFSIVIHVFLSWLLTMKFKFGIPGAMISAGLAYWIPNIGQLIFVTCGWCSDTWKGFTFLAFKDLWPVVKMSLSAGAMLCLELWYNTILVLLTGNMKNAEVEIDALSICLNINGWEMMISLGFMAAASVRVANELGRGSAKAAKFSIIVSVLTSLAIGFLLFIFFLFFRERLAYIFTSNKEVAFAVGDLSPLLSVSILLNSVQPVLSGVAIGAGWQSIVAYVNMGCYYAIGIPVGIVLGNVLDLQVKGIWIGMLFGTLIQTIVLIVITYKTNWDEQVTIAQKRISRWSKVDSPDHENEVERKNVS; encoded by the exons atggagggGGATCTGAAGCAGAAGCTgttgagaagaagaaaggaagaggaagaagaagaagaagaagagttatCATTGGCCAAGAGGGTGTGGAATGAGAGCAAGGTTATGTGGATAGTGGCGGCACCAGCCATATTCACAAGGTTTTCCACCTTTGGAATCAGTGTTATAAGCCAAGCTTTTGTTGGCCATATTGGTTCTAAGGAATTGGCCGCTTATGCTCTCGTTTTCACCGTTCTCATTAGGTTCGCCAATGGTGTTCTG TTAGGAATGGCGAGTGCGTTGTCAACACTTTGTGGACAAGCATATGGGGCAAAAGAATATGGCATGATGGGAGTGTATCTTCAAAGATCATGGATAGTTTTGTTCTTAACTGCAGTCTGTCTTCTTCCTGTGTTCATCTTCACAAGCCCCATTTTGTTGCTCTTGGGCCAAGATGAGAGCATAGCACAAGTGGCAGGAAACATTGCTCTTTGGTCAATCCCTGTCATGTTTGCTTTCATTGTCTCGTTCACTTGCCAGACGTTCCTGCAATCTCAAAGCAAGAACATCATCATTGCGTTCTTGGCGGCTTTTTCGATAGTCATTCACGTGTTTCTCTCCTGGcttttgacaatgaagttcaaGTTTGGGATTCCTGGTGCTATGATTTCAGCAGGCTTGGCATACTGGATTCCTAATATTGGTCAACTCATATTTGTCACATGTGGTTGGTGCTCTGATACATGGAAAGGTTTCACATTTTTGGCATTCAAAGACCTCTGGCCTGTTGTCAAGATGTCCCTTTCAGCTGGTGCCATGTTATg tCTTGAGCTCTGGTACAACACAATATTGGTTCTTTTGACGGGTAACATGAAAAACGCGGAGGTTGAAATTGATGCTCTATCCATATG TCTCAACATCAATGGATGGGAAATGATGATATCACTTGGTTTCATGGCTGCAGCAAG TGTTCGAGTGGCAAATGAACTTGGAAGAGGAAGTGCCAAAGCTGCAAAGTTCTCTATTATTGTGTCAGTGCTCACATCATTGGCCATCGGATTCCTTCTGTTCatattcttcttattttttagagaAAGACTTGCATATATATTTACCTCAAATAAAGAGGTGGCCTTTGCTGTTGGGGATTTGTCACCTTTGTTGTCGGTCTCTATATTACTGAACAGTGTTCAACCTGTACTCTCAG GAGTGGCTATAGGAGCAGGGTGGCAAAGCATTGTAGCATATGTGAATATGGGGTGTTATTATGCCATAGGTATTCCTGTAGGTATTGTACTTGGTAACGTTCTGGATTTGCAAGTCAAG GGAATCTGGATTGGAATGTTGTTTGGAACGTTGATTCAAACTATAGTGCTAATTGTAATCACCTACAAAACTAATTGGGACGAGCAG GTTACCATTGCTCAGAAGCGTATTAGCAGGTGGTCGAAGGTGGACAGTCCTGATCATGAAAATGAAGTAGAAAGAAAAAACGTTAGCTAA